A stretch of Triticum aestivum cultivar Chinese Spring chromosome 1D, IWGSC CS RefSeq v2.1, whole genome shotgun sequence DNA encodes these proteins:
- the LOC123182778 gene encoding calcineurin B-like protein 4: MGCVLSSPRRSRRTPGYEEPTVLASQTSFTVNEVEALYELYKKLSYSIFKDGLIHKEEFRLALFRTSKGANLFADRVFDLFDLKRNGVIEFGEFVRSLSIFHPKAPESDKTAFAFKLYDLRGTGYIEKEELREMVVALLDESDLCLSDSAVEEIVDNTFSQADSNGDDRIDPKEWEEFVKKNPASLRNMSLPYLQDITTAFPSFVMHSEVDDYSGISK; encoded by the exons ATGGGCTGCGTGTTGTCATCGCCGAGGCGGTCCAGGCGCACGCCGGGGTACGAGGAGCCCACCGTCCTCGCCTCCCAGACCTCCT TCACGGTGAACGAGGTGGAGGCGCTGTACGAGCTCTACAAGAAGCTCAGCTACTCCATCTTCAAGGACGGCCTCATCCACAAG GAGGAGTTCCGGCTGGCGCTGTTCAGGACCAGCAAAGGGGCGAACCTCTTCGCGGACAGGGTGTTCGACCTCTTCGATCTCAAGCGCAACGGGGTCATCGAGTTCGGCGAGTTCGTGCGCTCGCTCAGCATCTTCCACCCCAAAGCGCCTGAATCGGACAAGACCGCGT TTGCATTCAAGTTGTATGATTTGAGGGGGACAGGCTACATCGAGAAAGAAGAG CTCCGGGAGATGGTGGTGGCACTCCTCGACGAGTCCGACCTGTGCCTCTCCGACAGCGCCGTCGAGGAGATCGTCGACAAT ACGTTCAGTCAAGCAGACTCGAATGGCGACGACAGGATAGACcccaaggagtgggaggagttcGTCAAGAAGAACCCGGCATCACTCAGGAACATGTCACTGCCCTATCTCCA GGACATTACGACGGCGTTTCCGAGCTTTGTGATGCATTCGGAAGTCGACGATTACAGTGGAATCAGCAAATAA